In Ignavibacteriales bacterium, the sequence ACGAAGTATATTTTTCTATGAAGTGATCTCTCTACAATCCATGCTTCATAGTACAACTTATTCATACCCTTATCAACCGAAAGTCTATTTGCATGAGAATGTATCAACATCACTCTAGGCTTTTTCTGCTTATCGTTTCCTTACATTTTCTTATTACTTTTCGAGCGGTTTCTCAACAAACCGCTGTGCAGGATGATACCGTACTTGTCTTTGACGCCCCCATCCCTCCTATCGTTGATGGAAAGAAAGATGACTCCGGCTGGCAGGATGCATCATGGCAGAGTATTGCTCAAGTGTGGATTCCTTACGGAGCGAAAATAGATTCGAGTGATTTTTCAGGACGATATAAAGTTGTATGGTCTTCTACAACCAATCTTCTCTATTTCCTCGTTGAAGTGACCGATAATGTATTCATCGATGGTTTCATACCTAATAAAACTGCCGAAGTATTTAATTATGATATCATCGAAGTATTCATCGATGAGAACAAATCCGGTGGACTCCATGTGTTCGATGCAAAAGACAGCATTAGCATTGAATTGGGAACAAATGCCGAGAATGCTTTTTCTTATCACATCTATGCACCTTTTCCTAAGGAAGATAAGGTAACAACAGAACATTTTGCAGGTGATATAGCCGGAACAAGCTGGTCGGACATCAGAAGGGTTAATTACTCATCTCATATACCCGAATTCGCTTTACGCAGAACAGGAACAAAAGCAGTCTGGGAATTTTCTTTGATCGTTTACAATGACACCTACAATGATACAATAAGCAATAACGATGCGGCTCGATCGCAATTAAAAGCCGGCAAGGTGATGGGGTTAACACTCGCCTATTGCGATAATGATCATCCCAAGAAAGAGCCCAAAGTCCGCGATAAATTTTTTGGATCAGTCTGGGTTCCGGCAGCAGCCTATAATGATCATTGGAAGAATGCAGATTATTTTGGAACAATGAAATTGATGCCAAACCCTCATCCAGTAACGATAATAAAATGAGATATCTGTGAAGAACTTATTTTCCTTACTTCTATTTTTTACTCTTGCCATTCATGTTCTTCATGCGGAATCTGATGATGCTGTTCAGAGTCCCGACAAGAATATCTCTGTTTCTATCAATCTAGCATCTAATCAAAGTGTAGTATATAGAATAGAATATACTGGAACTGTCATTTTACGGAATCAAAACTAGGGCTCATTCGAGGAGATAATGATTTTTCTCAAGGCCTTAAGCTGGATTCGACTTCCCGTATCGAAGTAGTAACAGATACATATAAAATTCTTAGCTGATCGTGTTCCTATATCGCCCATCGGCGGGTATTCCACTTAACGAATTCCTCCGGCGTGGGAAGAGACTCGCTTCATCGCTGGCTATCCAGGAAAATTTGTTCTCCTTGCCCGACGATCTGGGAACACTTGGTACGTTGCCGGAATCAATGGCAAGCAAATCGAGAAACAGATTCAGATAGTACTTCCATTTTTAACGAAAGTAACAAACGGCATTCAAATTTCCGATGGTAACACGAACCGATCATTCACAACAAAGTCTATCACTGTCACACCAGAGAAACCATTTTTCGTTGCCTTAAATGGAAATGGCGGCTTTGTAGTAAAGTTCTCAGAATAGAGTTTATATTTCATTTTTCATAAGCTACATATTGCACGAAAGGTTCACCCTATGAATTTATATCGTTGGCATACGTTGGCGATCATTTGCTCTTTTCTCCTATGTTCCATGCTTTCTTTTGCTATTGAAAAACAATCAGACGGTGTTCTTTTTGAACTCAAGAAGCAAAAAGAAACCGATCCTCAATGGATGAAGATCCAGGTCTGCACTGAAAATATTATCCGGGTGATTGCATCTCCGGAAAAATCTTTTCCCTCTCGACCGAGTCTCATCGTAGAGAGAAAATCCTGGAAGCCGGTCAAATGGACATTAAAAGAAAAAAGTGATTGGACAGAGATATCCACATCGTTAGTTACAGTTCGTGTTCATTCGAAAACCGGTGAAACATCTTTCTTTGATTCCAAAGGACAAGCGCTTCTACAAGAAATCGGTGGAGGCGGAAAGATTATTACACCTGCCGAAGTCATGGAAGAGAAGACATTTCATGTGCAGCAGCTTTTTAATTCGCCGGATGATGAAGCGTTTTATGGACTTGGCGGCCATCAGAATTCAATTATGAATTACAAAGGCCATGATGTGGATCTCTGGCAGCATAATATGGTGGTATCTATCCCCTTCTTTGTCTCTACTAAGAACTATGGAATCCTTTGGGACAACACTTCACATTCAAAATTCGGTGACATTCGAGAGTTTCAATCACTTTCGACACTGAAACTATATGATAAAGACAGCATCCAGGGAAATCTTACCGCAGAATATTTCAAGGATGCACAATTTGATTCCCTTTTCATTTCTCGTAAGGAATCGAGAATCGAACATGAGTTCATCGATGTCAATGATGAATTCCCTGTTGGCTTCGCTCATAATGTCGCTGCAGTCCGGTGGAGCGGTGAGATAGAAAGCAAAGAGACCGGTGTGCACAAGTTTAAATTATATTCTTCCGGATATACGAAACTCTGGCTGGATGGGAAACTCGTTGTAGACTCGTGGCGGCAAAACTGGAATCCATGGATTCAGTTACCTGCATTGGATATGATAGCCGGGAAAAAATATCAGATCAAATTGGAATGGATTCATTCCGACGGCTACATCGGGTTGAAATGTTTAACGCCGGAGAGCGAAGAAACGAAGGGCAAGCTTTCCCTCTATTCTGAGGTGGCTGACCAGATCGATTATTATTTCGTTCATGGGGATAATCTTGATGAAATTATAAGCGGCTATCGTACTATCACCGGCAAAGCGCCGATGATGCCGAAATGGGCGATGGGTTTTTGGCAGTCGCGCGAACATTACAATTCACAGGATGATATTCTTTCCACGGTGAAGGAATTCCGAAAACGTCACATCCCACTTGATAACATTGTTCAGGATTGGTTTTACTGGAAAGAAGATCAGTGGGGCAGCCACGAATTCGATCCTACGCGATATACCGATCCAAAAGGTATGATACTATCGCTGCACAATGATTATCATACGCAGATTATGATCTCCGTCTGGCCAAAATTCTATGAAGGAATAAAGCATTTTGACCTGTTCAGTGAGAAGGGGTGGCTCTATAAGCGCAATGTCGAGAAAAGACAGAAGGACTGGGTCGGACCAGGTTATATCTCCACATTTTATGATGCGTATAATGGTGACGCACGAAAGCTCTTCTGGAAATTGATGAATGAAAAACTCTTCAGTATCGGTATGGATGCTTGGTGGTTAGATTGCACAGAGCCGGATATTTGTTCCAATCTCTCCAGAACCGAAACGATCCTGCGACAAAATCCAACTGCATTGGGTTCTGCCAATCGCTGCCTGAATGCTTATTCGTTGATGAATGCAAAAGCTGTCTACGAAGGTCAACGGTCGATAAACAATAATCAGCGCGTCTACATACTTACCCGCTCTGCATTTGCTGGGCAGCAACGGTACGCCGCAACAACTTGGAGCGGTGATATTGCCTCCCGATGGTACGATCTCAAAGCACAGATTTCGTCCGGGATGAATTTTACTCTCTCCGGCATTCCCTACTGGTCGATGGACATCGGTGGTTTTTCTGTGGAATCCCGCTATGAACATCCGACGGAAGCAGATCTTGACGAATGGCGTGAGCTGAATACTCGATGGTATCAATTTGGATCCTTCTGTCCAATCTTCCGTGTCCACGGACAATTTCCATTGCGTGAAATTTATAATATCGCTCCTGAGGATCATCCCGCATATCAATCGATGCTGGCGTATAACAAACTGCGATACCGTTTAATGCCCTATATCTACTCCATGACAGGCATGGTTACACAGCAGGATTATACAATTATGCGTGGATTGGTGATGGATTTTAGTACGGACAAGAACGTGCTCAATATAAACGATCAATTCATGTTTGGTCCGGCATTGATGGTGAACCCAGTATCAGAATACAAGTCGCGTTCGCGAGCGGTGTATCTTCCTTCCGGGAGCGGCTGGTATGAATTTAAGACTGGAAAATATTTTGCAGGTGGGCAAACTATTCAAGCTGATGCACCGTATACGGAAATCCCTCTCTATATTAAAGCAGGTTCTATCATTCCATGTGGTCCGGAGATTCAACACACAACTGAGAAACCGGCAGATCCAATTCGCTTGTTTGTCTATACCGGCTCCGATGGTTCCTTTACTTTGTATGAAGATGAAAATGTGAACTACAACTACGAAAAAGGGAAATTTGCAACTATTCCACTGAGTTACAACGAGAAGAAAAAAGAATTTACAATCGGGAAACTTCAAGGTTCATTCGCCGGTATGTTAAAGAAGCGCACATTTGAAATTGTTTTCATTGGAGAACAAAAGCCGTCCGGGCTTGATTTCCAATCGAAACCTGATGCTCAAATTATATACAACGGTACTAAGCAATCGATTAAGATGAAATAAAGAAAGGGGATTGAACAGTATGATAAAATACTTTAGTATTCTCATCATCGTTCTGATAGTAAACACAGCTTACTGTCAACAGCAAGCGTATAAAAATTCTTCCCTGCCAATTGAAGTTCGGGTAAACGATCTTCTTCAGAGAATGACCATAGAAGAGCAAGCAGCTCAGCTATTTTCTATTTTCTCCAGGGATACGGCTGCTTTCGACAAATATGGAAATTTTGTCAGCACTCTTGATACGGCAATTATTAATCATGGTGCGGGCAGTTTGGGAACCTGGTCATTGTGGCGTGAACGTTCTCTCAGACGCCGGGTTCAGTGCTTCAACGGAATCCAGCGATATATGATGGAAAAAACCAGGCTCGGGATTCCAATATTCACATTCGGTGAATCGCTTCATGGCTTCATGGCCGACGGGGCTACTTCTTTTCCCCAGGCAATTGCATTAGGATGTACATGGGATACTGTGTTGATCGAGCAATTGTTCACTGCTGCGGCACTTGAAGCCAGCTCCCGCGGAACCAGGCAGGTCTTATCTCCCGTTGTCGACCTGGCACGCGACCCCCGCTGGGGACGCACGGAAGAATGTTATGGTGAGGATCCGTATTTAGTCTCCCGGCTCGGAATGGCTGCTGTATTTGGTTTTCAGGGACGCGATTCAATTATTGACAATCATCATGTTGCTGTCACACTCAAACATTTTGCCGGACATGGGCAGTCTGAAGGAGGCCGCAATATAGCGCCGGTGAGTTTTTCTGACCGGGAATTCCGCGAGAATCATCTCTACCCTTTTGAAATGGCGGTGACGAAAGCCCATGCTCGTTCCCTGATGGCTTCCTATAATGAATGGGATGGAGTCCCGAATCACGTCAATCACAAGCTGCTTACCGATATCCTGCGCGGAGAATGGGGTTTCAACGGATATGTTATGAGTGACGGCGGCGGAATGGATGTAACCTATCGTGAGCATCATGCGGCCTCAGATTCGATTGAATCGGGAATTCTCTCACTCAATGCCGGCCTTGATTACGAACTCGGCAGAGGTACCTGCTTTGCAGGTCTTGCTGAGCAGGTTAAAAAAGGAAAAGTCAATGAGTCAGCCATCCGCCGTGCAGCAGCTAATGTGCTGCGAGTGAAATTTGAATGCGGTTTATTTGAAGCACCCTATGCAGATGTTGATTTAATGGAGCGTGTCACTAATTCCAAGGAACATAAGGCCCTGGCCTTAAAAGCCGCAAATGAAGCTATGGTGCTGCTGAAAAATGAAAAAACTCTTCCATTTGATCAGACAAAGATCAAAAAACTTGCTGTAATAGGTCCTAATGCTGCAGACATTCATCTTGGCGGCTATTCTGCTATTCCCATGAAAGGCGTCAGTGTATTACAGGGTATAAAGGATTTTGCCAAAGGAAAATTCGAGGTACAATATGCCGAAGGATGCAAGTTAACTTTGAATAAAGAATGTCATTGGCAGGTAAATGAAAATCCAATATTGGGCGATCCAGAGAATGACAAAAAGTTAATATCTGAAGCAGTGAAGACGGCACAAAAGAGCGATGCCGTGGTGCTTGTATTAGGTGAGAATGAATTGATATGCCGCGAAGCTTGGTCGGAAAATCATTTAGGCGATCGCGATAATCTGGACCTTGTTGGGCGACAAAACGATTTGGCAGATGCAATTCTGCAAAC encodes:
- a CDS encoding DUF5110 domain-containing protein, which encodes MNLYRWHTLAIICSFLLCSMLSFAIEKQSDGVLFELKKQKETDPQWMKIQVCTENIIRVIASPEKSFPSRPSLIVERKSWKPVKWTLKEKSDWTEISTSLVTVRVHSKTGETSFFDSKGQALLQEIGGGGKIITPAEVMEEKTFHVQQLFNSPDDEAFYGLGGHQNSIMNYKGHDVDLWQHNMVVSIPFFVSTKNYGILWDNTSHSKFGDIREFQSLSTLKLYDKDSIQGNLTAEYFKDAQFDSLFISRKESRIEHEFIDVNDEFPVGFAHNVAAVRWSGEIESKETGVHKFKLYSSGYTKLWLDGKLVVDSWRQNWNPWIQLPALDMIAGKKYQIKLEWIHSDGYIGLKCLTPESEETKGKLSLYSEVADQIDYYFVHGDNLDEIISGYRTITGKAPMMPKWAMGFWQSREHYNSQDDILSTVKEFRKRHIPLDNIVQDWFYWKEDQWGSHEFDPTRYTDPKGMILSLHNDYHTQIMISVWPKFYEGIKHFDLFSEKGWLYKRNVEKRQKDWVGPGYISTFYDAYNGDARKLFWKLMNEKLFSIGMDAWWLDCTEPDICSNLSRTETILRQNPTALGSANRCLNAYSLMNAKAVYEGQRSINNNQRVYILTRSAFAGQQRYAATTWSGDIASRWYDLKAQISSGMNFTLSGIPYWSMDIGGFSVESRYEHPTEADLDEWRELNTRWYQFGSFCPIFRVHGQFPLREIYNIAPEDHPAYQSMLAYNKLRYRLMPYIYSMTGMVTQQDYTIMRGLVMDFSTDKNVLNINDQFMFGPALMVNPVSEYKSRSRAVYLPSGSGWYEFKTGKYFAGGQTIQADAPYTEIPLYIKAGSIIPCGPEIQHTTEKPADPIRLFVYTGSDGSFTLYEDENVNYNYEKGKFATIPLSYNEKKKEFTIGKLQGSFAGMLKKRTFEIVFIGEQKPSGLDFQSKPDAQIIYNGTKQSIKMK
- a CDS encoding glycoside hydrolase family 3 C-terminal domain-containing protein, whose translation is MIKYFSILIIVLIVNTAYCQQQAYKNSSLPIEVRVNDLLQRMTIEEQAAQLFSIFSRDTAAFDKYGNFVSTLDTAIINHGAGSLGTWSLWRERSLRRRVQCFNGIQRYMMEKTRLGIPIFTFGESLHGFMADGATSFPQAIALGCTWDTVLIEQLFTAAALEASSRGTRQVLSPVVDLARDPRWGRTEECYGEDPYLVSRLGMAAVFGFQGRDSIIDNHHVAVTLKHFAGHGQSEGGRNIAPVSFSDREFRENHLYPFEMAVTKAHARSLMASYNEWDGVPNHVNHKLLTDILRGEWGFNGYVMSDGGGMDVTYREHHAASDSIESGILSLNAGLDYELGRGTCFAGLAEQVKKGKVNESAIRRAAANVLRVKFECGLFEAPYADVDLMERVTNSKEHKALALKAANEAMVLLKNEKTLPFDQTKIKKLAVIGPNAADIHLGGYSAIPMKGVSVLQGIKDFAKGKFEVQYAEGCKLTLNKECHWQVNENPILGDPENDKKLISEAVKTAQKSDAVVLVLGENELICREAWSENHLGDRDNLDLVGRQNDLADAILQTGKPVVVLLINGRPITINEIHKKAPAIIECWYLGQETGHAVADVIFGKVNPSGKLTVTFPRSVGQLPCYYDHKPSRFRSYVLSDSSPLYPFGFGLSYTHFEYSNLRIAPKNIQTNGTVEVSIDVQNSGAVEGDEIVQLYIHAIISLPTRPVKELKDFTRIHLKPGELRTMRFTLTLDKLAAIGFDMKRIVPAGAYEIMVGKNSLDVVRDTLIVQ